The Planktothrix serta PCC 8927 genome contains a region encoding:
- a CDS encoding 2Fe-2S iron-sulfur cluster-binding protein, whose translation MSRSHRIEIHYRQTGERFYVNVPEDRYILQCAENQGVDLPFSCRNGACTACAVRVISGELYQSEALGLSVDLQKQGYALLCVSYPRSDLVVETQDEDEVYELQFGRYFGQGKIKTGLPLDED comes from the coding sequence ATGTCCCGTTCCCATCGGATAGAAATTCATTATCGCCAGACGGGTGAACGTTTTTACGTCAACGTTCCTGAAGATCGGTATATCCTCCAGTGTGCCGAAAATCAAGGGGTAGATTTGCCCTTCTCCTGTCGCAATGGCGCTTGTACAGCTTGTGCGGTGCGGGTAATTTCTGGAGAGTTATACCAATCAGAAGCCCTGGGACTCTCGGTAGACTTACAAAAACAGGGGTATGCGTTGCTATGTGTGAGTTATCCCCGTTCAGATTTAGTTGTGGAAACCCAAGACGAGGATGAAGTGTATGAACTTCAGTTCGGGCGTTACTTTGGCCAAGGCAAAATTAAAACGGGATTACCCTTGGACGAAGATTAA
- a CDS encoding thermonuclease family protein: MNFSSGVTLAKAKLKRDYPWTKINQLDFRFRGKWDGGILLGILLLLTSCSQPDLPKGIFTKVERVISGQTLEILDKTSKIPVLQQVRLAGITAPDLKQDPWGVKAKQSLKQLCEGKKILLEGNLTEKDRYGRISAYIWLDGILINEQLVKQGYVLAETPSIYRPVTSNFKTQYSQRFNDAQEYARLMGYGIWNPEKPMRLTPTEFRDQQPQSNSSLP, translated from the coding sequence ATGAACTTCAGTTCGGGCGTTACTTTGGCCAAGGCAAAATTAAAACGGGATTACCCTTGGACGAAGATTAATCAACTCGATTTCCGTTTCCGAGGAAAATGGGATGGTGGGATCTTGTTGGGAATTTTGCTGCTATTAACCAGTTGTTCTCAACCTGACCTTCCCAAAGGCATTTTTACTAAAGTTGAACGGGTAATTAGTGGTCAAACCCTAGAAATTCTCGATAAAACGAGTAAAATTCCGGTATTACAACAAGTTCGGTTAGCGGGAATTACGGCCCCCGACCTCAAACAAGACCCCTGGGGAGTAAAAGCCAAACAATCTTTAAAACAACTTTGTGAAGGTAAAAAAATCTTATTAGAAGGAAATTTAACCGAAAAAGATCGCTATGGTCGCATCTCTGCCTATATCTGGCTGGACGGAATTCTGATTAATGAACAGTTAGTTAAACAGGGATATGTTTTAGCAGAAACTCCCTCTATTTATCGACCTGTGACTTCAAATTTTAAGACTCAATATAGTCAACGGTTTAACGATGCTCAAGAATATGCGCGACTCATGGGATATGGGATTTGGAACCCAGAAAAACCTATGCGTTTAACTCCAACAGAATTCCGAGATCAACAACCTCAGAGTAATTCTAGTTTGCCTTAA
- a CDS encoding inositol monophosphatase family protein, with translation MTKNELQFFLDIATLAAQAGGAVLKYYLGNLKDIQEKGRSGDLVTEADKASEAAILAVLERHVPEHGILTEESGELGDINSPYLWAIDPLDGTTNFAHQYPFFSASIGLLINGFPQVGVIYDPFHDELFQAAKGLGATCNNRLISVSKTDSLNKSLLVTGFAYDRRETSDNNYAEFAYLTHLTQGVRRSGAASIDLAHTACGRLDGYWERGLSPWDMAAGIVLVEEAGGKVTAYDTSPFQMSSGRILATNGYLHESLSQALIETPPLSSWKDK, from the coding sequence ATGACTAAAAACGAATTACAGTTTTTTTTAGATATTGCTACCTTAGCTGCTCAGGCGGGTGGTGCAGTTTTAAAATACTATTTAGGGAACTTAAAAGATATTCAAGAAAAAGGACGGTCTGGGGATTTAGTCACCGAAGCGGATAAAGCTTCGGAAGCTGCGATTTTAGCCGTGTTAGAACGTCATGTCCCTGAACATGGAATTTTAACAGAAGAATCTGGGGAATTAGGAGATATAAACAGCCCCTATCTTTGGGCTATTGATCCTTTAGATGGAACCACTAATTTTGCTCATCAATATCCGTTTTTTTCCGCTTCTATCGGGTTGTTAATTAACGGGTTTCCTCAAGTTGGGGTGATTTATGATCCTTTTCATGATGAATTATTTCAAGCCGCCAAAGGATTAGGCGCAACCTGTAATAATCGTTTAATTAGTGTTTCTAAAACCGATAGCTTAAATAAAAGTTTATTAGTCACAGGCTTTGCTTATGACCGTCGAGAAACATCTGATAATAATTATGCGGAATTTGCCTATTTAACTCATTTAACCCAAGGGGTTCGTCGGAGTGGTGCGGCTTCAATTGATTTAGCTCATACCGCCTGTGGACGGTTAGATGGCTATTGGGAACGAGGTTTATCTCCTTGGGATATGGCGGCAGGAATTGTATTAGTAGAAGAAGCCGGAGGGAAAGTAACCGCCTATGATACCAGTCCGTTTCAAATGAGTTCCGGTCGAATTTTAGCCACTAATGGTTATTTACATGAAAGTTTAAGTCAAGCCTTAATAGAAACTCCTCCATTATCGAGTTGGAAGGATAAATAA
- a CDS encoding 2TM domain-containing protein, giving the protein MTNSDSQITRTYLQEDIQEILYIAICRKQDNEEMTRQELLDIATELGISSQDLELAEQQWRLQKQEADEKLVFNAYRRNRLKQNLVQFGIVNSFLIVINLVVWHSIGFAAFIFLTWGLFLSLRTWKTYQLEGEDYETAFKAWRLKKTVGKSINAFADKVLKGLQS; this is encoded by the coding sequence ATGACAAACTCAGACAGTCAAATCACGCGAACCTATTTACAGGAAGATATACAGGAAATTCTGTATATTGCTATTTGTCGTAAACAAGATAACGAGGAAATGACTCGTCAAGAATTGTTAGACATCGCCACAGAGTTAGGAATTTCTTCCCAGGATTTAGAACTTGCTGAACAGCAATGGCGGTTACAAAAACAAGAAGCGGATGAAAAGTTAGTCTTCAATGCCTATCGCCGAAATCGACTGAAACAAAATTTAGTTCAGTTTGGTATTGTTAATTCTTTCTTGATTGTAATTAACTTGGTGGTTTGGCATAGCATCGGATTTGCTGCTTTTATCTTTTTAACTTGGGGATTATTCTTAAGTCTGAGAACTTGGAAAACTTACCAACTAGAAGGAGAGGATTATGAAACGGCTTTCAAAGCATGGCGATTGAAAAAAACCGTAGGTAAATCGATTAATGCTTTTGCTGATAAAGTATTAAAAGGATTGCAATCTTAA